A stretch of the Polyangiaceae bacterium genome encodes the following:
- a CDS encoding AEC family transporter, with amino-acid sequence MTNLVLVVVCLLAGVLARQSGRLPEATPVVATRVVIHIALPALTLVTIHGLRLASEQWLELGIALATPLLIFLVALVVLLGAGRALGWPREITACLLLTTGLANTSFVGFPLIEALYGREGLARAVLVDQGQFLVLTTLGMVAASAGRGEGRPSLRALGRQLLLFPPFLAFVLAIALRPVALPSLVSSVLDKLALLVVPLALFAVGWQLRVDRQGLAEHARPLAIGLSVRLVLAPLVVYLIVQRALGVTGLVGDVAVAEAAMAPMITGALLAMESGLAPRLATAMVGVGVPLSLFTVPAWAWLLR; translated from the coding sequence GTGACGAACCTGGTCCTGGTCGTCGTGTGCCTGCTCGCCGGGGTGCTCGCGCGGCAGAGCGGCCGCCTGCCCGAGGCCACTCCAGTGGTCGCGACGCGGGTGGTCATCCACATCGCGCTGCCCGCGCTGACCCTCGTCACCATCCACGGGCTCCGGCTGGCGTCCGAGCAATGGCTCGAGCTCGGCATCGCCCTTGCCACGCCGCTCTTGATCTTCTTGGTCGCGCTCGTGGTCCTCCTCGGAGCCGGTCGGGCGCTCGGCTGGCCGCGCGAGATCACTGCGTGCCTGCTCTTGACGACGGGGCTCGCCAACACCTCGTTCGTGGGCTTTCCGCTGATCGAGGCGCTCTATGGTCGCGAGGGCCTCGCCCGCGCCGTCCTGGTCGATCAGGGTCAGTTCCTGGTGCTCACCACCCTCGGCATGGTCGCTGCCAGCGCCGGGCGCGGCGAGGGGCGCCCGAGCCTCCGCGCGCTCGGGCGGCAGCTGCTGCTCTTTCCGCCGTTCCTGGCCTTCGTGCTGGCCATCGCGCTGCGACCGGTCGCGCTGCCCAGCCTGGTCAGCAGCGTGCTCGACAAGCTCGCCCTCCTGGTGGTGCCGCTGGCGCTCTTCGCCGTGGGTTGGCAGCTGCGTGTGGATCGGCAGGGCCTCGCCGAGCACGCGCGCCCGCTGGCGATTGGCCTCTCGGTGCGGCTGGTGCTCGCGCCTCTGGTCGTGTACCTGATCGTGCAGCGCGCCCTCGGCGTGACGGGGCTGGTCGGAGATGTGGCCGTCGCGGAGGCCGCGATGGCGCCGATGATCACCGGGGCGCTGCTCGCGATGGAGTCGGGCCTCGCGCCCCGACTCGCCACCGCGATGGTGGGCGTCGGAGTGCCGCTCTCGCTCTTCACCGTGCCGGCGTGGGCTTGGCTGCTCAGGTAG
- a CDS encoding protein kinase: protein MTQAAPELDLTVLGEIASGGMGAVELARLTDPDGERFVAVKRMHPEYSRDQEFVRMFRDEIWLTGSLCHPNVVGLVGFGEDDDGPYLVMEYVDGVALARIALEGRRAGEPMPAELVAFVCARAAEGLHAAHALTDESGRSLDIVHRDVTPSNILVGFDGSVKITDFGIAKATGKSSHTRTGIIKGKIAYMSPEYAARKPVDGRADLYSLGIVLFELLAGKVPFDAKGDLELLKLVAYASPPTLASAVPDIDPELAGIVDGLLAKSPADRPPTGVELARKLDAWLAARGKQREDLEAALVAYARRHAGTAHKKLARMLEEDASTVPGDSDAPKRPRFETRTLLLFKRPSRREPEPREEPDEARPRTRRVAVSGYPPPPSEPVAAPASLPTPMEAALEPVARLSQPPPLTTARARHSSAVVGGVIAGSLAALLLVVLSVLATGKRRVEPASASQPAPIRPATVAPVPLPEPPLPEPLLSAESLPLEPELAATASTSKPKPLPGAGKPKPSAAKVPVTSKGTKPCTPDSFDYPGCLKR, encoded by the coding sequence ATGACCCAGGCCGCGCCCGAGCTCGACCTCACCGTGCTCGGCGAGATCGCCAGCGGTGGCATGGGCGCCGTGGAGCTGGCACGCCTGACGGATCCGGACGGCGAGCGCTTCGTCGCGGTCAAGCGCATGCACCCCGAATACTCCCGGGACCAGGAGTTCGTGCGCATGTTCCGCGACGAGATCTGGCTCACCGGCTCGCTCTGTCACCCCAACGTGGTCGGCCTGGTGGGCTTCGGCGAGGACGACGACGGTCCGTACCTGGTGATGGAGTACGTGGACGGCGTGGCCCTGGCGCGCATCGCGCTGGAGGGCCGGCGCGCCGGCGAGCCGATGCCCGCGGAGCTGGTCGCCTTCGTCTGCGCTCGAGCCGCCGAGGGTCTGCACGCCGCTCACGCGCTCACGGACGAGAGCGGCCGCTCCCTCGACATCGTCCACCGCGACGTGACGCCCAGCAACATCCTGGTCGGCTTCGACGGCAGCGTGAAGATCACCGATTTCGGCATCGCCAAAGCGACCGGAAAGAGCTCGCACACGCGCACCGGGATCATCAAGGGCAAGATCGCGTACATGTCGCCGGAGTACGCGGCGCGAAAGCCCGTGGACGGACGCGCGGACCTGTATTCGCTCGGCATCGTCTTGTTCGAGCTCCTGGCGGGCAAGGTCCCCTTCGACGCCAAGGGCGACCTCGAGCTCCTGAAGCTCGTCGCTTACGCCAGTCCTCCGACGCTCGCGTCGGCGGTACCGGACATCGACCCCGAGCTCGCTGGCATCGTGGACGGCCTGCTGGCGAAGAGCCCGGCCGATCGGCCGCCGACCGGCGTGGAGCTCGCGCGGAAGCTCGACGCCTGGCTCGCCGCGCGTGGCAAGCAGCGCGAGGACCTCGAAGCAGCGCTCGTCGCTTATGCCCGGCGCCACGCCGGCACCGCCCACAAGAAGCTCGCGCGAATGTTGGAGGAAGACGCGAGCACGGTGCCGGGCGACTCGGATGCGCCAAAGCGTCCGCGCTTCGAGACACGGACCCTCCTGTTGTTCAAGCGCCCGAGCCGCCGCGAGCCCGAGCCGCGAGAGGAGCCGGACGAAGCGCGCCCGCGCACGCGCCGCGTCGCCGTCTCGGGCTACCCGCCCCCGCCGTCGGAGCCCGTGGCGGCCCCGGCGAGCCTCCCGACGCCGATGGAGGCAGCGCTCGAACCGGTGGCGAGGCTCTCGCAGCCTCCGCCCTTGACCACCGCGCGCGCACGCCACTCGTCGGCGGTCGTGGGCGGCGTCATCGCCGGAAGCCTCGCGGCGCTCCTCTTGGTGGTGCTCTCGGTGCTGGCCACCGGGAAGAGGCGCGTCGAGCCCGCGAGCGCGAGCCAGCCCGCGCCGATTCGCCCCGCGACGGTCGCCCCCGTGCCGCTTCCGGAGCCGCCGCTCCCGGAGCCGCTCTTGTCGGCCGAATCGCTGCCCCTGGAACCCGAGCTCGCTGCGACGGCGAGCACCTCCAAGCCAAAACCGCTGCCGGGAGCTGGCAAGCCGAAGCCGTCAGCCGCTAAAGTTCCGGTGACCAGCAAAGGGACCAAGCCCTGTACGCCCGACAGCTTCGACTACCCGGGGTGCCTCAAGCGCTGA
- a CDS encoding TIGR02265 family protein — MTKTGSIRGSVVLSRLAFVRQAKGEEAVKRVLASLPLEDRKHFAGTVQPNVWYPFEAGEHLDAAIAAELGGGDEIFEQMGAQSAEFNLGDTQKLFVQGRDPQGLLRSASAIYRLYYDTGSRTYHASGARKAVLRTLQSKTYSKYDCLTVVGWHEKAIEMCGGRNPRVTHTKCRARGDDFCEYICEWG; from the coding sequence GTGACCAAGACCGGCTCCATTCGGGGGAGCGTCGTGCTTTCGCGCCTGGCCTTCGTGCGGCAGGCGAAGGGCGAAGAGGCGGTGAAGCGCGTGCTCGCCTCGCTCCCGCTGGAGGACCGCAAGCACTTCGCCGGCACGGTGCAGCCCAACGTCTGGTACCCGTTCGAGGCGGGGGAGCACCTGGACGCGGCCATCGCCGCGGAGCTGGGCGGCGGCGACGAGATCTTCGAGCAGATGGGCGCGCAATCGGCGGAGTTCAACCTGGGCGACACGCAGAAGCTCTTCGTGCAGGGCCGCGATCCGCAGGGGCTCTTGCGCAGCGCCTCGGCGATCTACCGCCTGTACTACGACACCGGCTCGCGCACCTACCACGCCTCCGGCGCTCGCAAGGCAGTGCTCCGCACGCTTCAGAGCAAGACCTACTCCAAGTACGACTGCCTGACCGTCGTCGGCTGGCACGAGAAGGCCATCGAGATGTGCGGCGGACGCAATCCGCGCGTCACGCACACCAAGTGCCGGGCGCGCGGCGACGACTTCTGCGAGTACATCTGCGAGTGGGGCTGA
- a CDS encoding sigma 54-dependent Fis family transcriptional regulator gives MSEGPTRARPLPTVVRYAKVRVSVTRGPNTGLYFESAGTPVRIGTSTENDLVLTDDTVSRRHAELQPTPLGMRVRDVESTNGIVLGGVRLKDGFVTGDFQIALGETWLAVQWLGETVDREQVQTDRFGDVLGRAPRMRELFADLERIAPSEVSLLIEGETGTGKDLIAESVHAQSQRAGGPFAVFDCGAVAPTMVESELFGHERGAFTGAHATHTGVFEQASGGTLFIDEIGELPLELQPKLLRALEKREIRRIGGRQTIAVDVRIIAATNRNLRFETQQGRFRQDLYFRLATTHVAVPPLRDRMEDLELLVEYFLGLERPPRHLSDVPVHVWEMFQNHRWPGNVRELRNAVQRLTVTPDRPLHHDHVETASSPSASSPAQSWLRDGSVVPLRIARREAGDDFERAYLEFVLQRSGGNVTRGAALAEVSRQMMQKLMRKHGMGEGR, from the coding sequence ATGAGCGAAGGCCCCACACGCGCCCGGCCGCTCCCCACGGTGGTTCGCTACGCCAAGGTGCGGGTGAGCGTGACGCGTGGGCCCAACACGGGGCTCTATTTCGAGAGCGCCGGCACGCCGGTCCGCATCGGCACCTCGACCGAGAACGACCTGGTGCTCACCGACGACACGGTCTCTCGCCGGCACGCCGAGCTCCAGCCCACGCCGCTCGGCATGCGTGTGCGCGACGTGGAGAGCACCAACGGCATCGTGCTCGGCGGCGTTCGGCTCAAGGACGGCTTCGTCACCGGCGACTTCCAGATCGCCCTGGGCGAGACCTGGCTCGCGGTGCAGTGGTTGGGCGAGACGGTCGATCGCGAGCAGGTTCAGACCGACCGCTTCGGCGACGTGCTCGGCCGCGCGCCGCGCATGCGCGAGCTGTTCGCCGATCTGGAGCGCATCGCGCCGAGCGAGGTCAGCCTGCTCATCGAGGGCGAGACCGGCACCGGCAAGGACTTGATCGCCGAGAGCGTCCACGCGCAGAGCCAGCGCGCGGGCGGGCCGTTCGCGGTGTTCGACTGCGGCGCGGTGGCGCCCACGATGGTGGAGAGCGAGCTGTTCGGCCACGAGCGCGGCGCATTCACCGGCGCGCACGCCACCCACACCGGGGTGTTCGAGCAGGCCAGCGGCGGCACGTTGTTCATCGACGAGATCGGCGAGCTCCCGCTGGAGCTCCAGCCCAAGCTCCTGCGCGCGCTGGAGAAGCGCGAGATCCGTCGCATCGGCGGGCGCCAGACCATCGCCGTGGACGTGCGCATCATCGCGGCGACCAACCGCAACCTGCGTTTCGAGACCCAGCAAGGCCGCTTCCGCCAAGATCTCTACTTCCGCCTCGCGACCACCCACGTGGCCGTGCCGCCGCTGCGCGACCGCATGGAGGATCTGGAGCTCTTGGTCGAATACTTCCTGGGTCTGGAGCGGCCACCGCGGCACCTGAGCGACGTGCCGGTTCACGTCTGGGAGATGTTCCAGAACCACCGCTGGCCGGGCAACGTCCGGGAGCTGCGCAACGCCGTGCAGCGCCTCACAGTCACGCCGGACCGCCCCCTGCACCACGACCACGTCGAGACCGCTTCGAGCCCGAGCGCCAGCAGCCCGGCGCAGAGCTGGCTCAGGGACGGCTCGGTGGTGCCGTTGCGCATCGCCCGGCGTGAGGCCGGCGACGACTTCGAGCGGGCCTACCTCGAATTCGTGCTCCAGCGCTCGGGCGGGAACGTGACGCGCGGCGCGGCGCTGGCCGAGGTTTCCCGTCAGATGATGCAGAAGCTCATGCGCAAGCACGGCATGGGCGAGGGCCGCTGA
- a CDS encoding GNAT family N-acetyltransferase — MTILRSARLVLRPVEAADLPRLLAILREPEVAAHWSEPDDEFDGRELLAGDPLPGTERVNTFVIERGGEVVGWIAGWENLHRDYRHAGIDLFLTSSAQGTGLGPEAIELLCRYLFEVCGHHRITIDPAADNLRAIRAYEKVGFRRVGVMRDYERGADGRYHDGMLLDLLPADLARTA; from the coding sequence GTGACGATCTTGCGCAGCGCGCGCCTGGTGCTCCGCCCGGTCGAAGCGGCGGACTTGCCCAGGCTCCTCGCGATCTTGCGCGAGCCCGAGGTGGCCGCGCACTGGAGCGAGCCGGACGACGAGTTCGACGGACGCGAGCTCCTGGCGGGCGACCCGCTTCCGGGAACGGAGCGGGTCAACACGTTCGTGATCGAGCGCGGCGGCGAAGTCGTCGGGTGGATCGCGGGCTGGGAGAACCTCCATCGCGACTACCGCCACGCGGGCATCGACCTCTTCCTGACGTCGTCCGCGCAGGGTACGGGGCTGGGGCCGGAGGCGATCGAGCTCTTGTGCCGCTACCTGTTCGAGGTGTGCGGGCACCACCGCATCACCATCGATCCCGCGGCGGACAACCTGAGGGCCATCCGGGCCTACGAGAAGGTCGGGTTCCGGCGCGTGGGCGTGATGCGCGACTACGAGCGCGGCGCGGACGGGCGATACCACGACGGCATGCTCCTCGACCTGTTGCCGGCAGACCTGGCAAGGACGGCCTGA
- a CDS encoding YaeQ family protein, translated as MALTATMYRWQMNLSDVDRGVYTTLDLRLAQHPSESLRYLVTRALAYCLSYEDGIAFSKGGISSTDEPPVSVHDPTGLLTAWIDVGAPTAERLHKAAKAAPKVVLFTSSDLVALRREATGIHRVETIEVFRIEQRLIDEIAERVERNLSLELTRSDGHLYVTVAGQTLSGSIEPQSLVER; from the coding sequence ATGGCTCTGACCGCGACGATGTACCGCTGGCAGATGAACCTCTCCGACGTGGACCGCGGCGTGTACACCACCCTGGATCTGCGCCTGGCGCAGCACCCGTCCGAGAGCCTGCGCTACCTGGTGACGCGAGCGCTGGCCTACTGCCTCTCCTACGAGGACGGTATCGCCTTCAGCAAAGGCGGCATCTCGTCCACAGACGAGCCGCCGGTCTCGGTGCATGACCCGACTGGACTTCTGACGGCCTGGATCGACGTCGGGGCGCCCACGGCGGAGCGGCTGCACAAGGCCGCGAAGGCCGCGCCGAAGGTCGTGCTCTTCACCAGCTCCGACCTCGTGGCGCTGCGCCGCGAGGCGACGGGCATCCACCGAGTGGAGACCATCGAGGTGTTTCGCATCGAGCAACGTCTGATCGACGAAATCGCCGAGCGGGTCGAGCGAAACCTGAGCCTTGAGCTGACGCGGAGCGACGGTCACCTGTACGTCACGGTGGCGGGGCAGACGCTGAGCGGAAGCATCGAGCCCCAGAGCCTGGTGGAGCGCTGA
- a CDS encoding OmpA family protein, whose amino-acid sequence MGHTSRLGMLAALSIASVTSVATAQTWTGGRTGPALGELFAIDKTGEPGWIYGAEDLAGDGLDSFKQQEMSIDIRTAYASTDAQRFWARVYVSDAASPGGNINAYVFIDSDKSASTGGSAAATDIDPKLTGDPSGGGYEFCLGVKGNQSISLWEWSGSAWTPKNLTPPQSAAEAGAILDPIRLNGDVHGQARAESVRRYLIGKGVKPSRLSAKGYGPDKPLEKGTSDAVRAKNRRVEFVAE is encoded by the coding sequence ATGGGGCACACGAGTCGCTTGGGCATGTTGGCTGCGCTTTCGATCGCCAGCGTCACCTCGGTCGCCACGGCGCAGACCTGGACCGGGGGCCGAACCGGACCGGCGCTCGGCGAGCTCTTCGCCATCGACAAGACCGGCGAGCCGGGCTGGATCTACGGCGCGGAGGATCTAGCCGGTGACGGCCTCGACTCGTTCAAGCAGCAGGAGATGTCCATCGACATTCGCACGGCCTACGCCTCCACCGACGCGCAGCGCTTCTGGGCGCGCGTCTACGTGTCGGACGCCGCGTCCCCCGGAGGCAACATCAACGCCTACGTGTTCATCGACTCCGACAAGAGCGCGTCCACCGGAGGCAGCGCCGCCGCGACGGACATCGACCCCAAGCTGACCGGCGACCCGTCCGGCGGCGGCTACGAGTTCTGCCTGGGCGTGAAGGGCAATCAGAGCATCTCGCTCTGGGAGTGGAGCGGCAGCGCCTGGACCCCGAAGAACCTGACGCCTCCCCAGAGCGCAGCGGAGGCCGGCGCGATCCTCGATCCGATTCGCCTGAACGGCGACGTGCACGGCCAGGCCCGCGCGGAGTCCGTGCGTCGCTATCTGATCGGCAAGGGAGTGAAGCCCTCCCGCCTCAGCGCCAAGGGTTACGGACCGGACAAGCCGCTCGAGAAGGGCACTTCGGACGCGGTGCGGGCGAAGAACCGGCGCGTGGAGTTCGTCGCGGAGTAG
- a CDS encoding protein kinase has protein sequence MPEWEPPESFDGFEIKGQLGRGGMGRVYLAYEVSLDRPVALKLIAADSPDESARLRFSREARAIARLQHPNIVAIYRIGEVEGRPYIAYEYVDGDSLDRVATPLPWTRVAEIGLSVARGLGLAHQRGVLHRDVKPANVILAREGSVKLVDFGLAKLFAEPVFETEPRRTPSSWEQAFATADTARIGSGVRAAMNDGSTWRGEHTGAMIGTPNYIAPEVWMGERSSTRTDVYALGLVVYELCTGTQPFAGLSGRALIEQVTQTPLSPLASLRSDLPRSFAAVVDKATARDPADRYADGAELARALETVESVLRGFRTVGDRTHGGDDASIVAASLSRIQGDADELMDAFYDRLFARTPELRALFPASMIDQKMMLAAALRLVVDHLRNPAKLVPVLEDLGWRHARYGAKPEHLRLFGEALLETVRQFDRVEWNAAIGAAWKRAFAAIAEAMLRGMALHVEKKRA, from the coding sequence ATGCCCGAGTGGGAGCCACCGGAGTCTTTCGATGGATTCGAGATCAAGGGGCAGCTGGGACGCGGCGGCATGGGACGCGTCTACCTCGCCTACGAGGTCTCGCTCGACCGTCCGGTGGCGCTCAAGCTCATCGCGGCCGACTCGCCGGACGAGTCGGCGCGCCTGCGCTTCTCTCGGGAGGCCCGCGCCATCGCGCGGCTCCAGCACCCGAACATCGTGGCCATCTATCGCATCGGCGAGGTCGAGGGGCGCCCGTACATCGCGTACGAATACGTGGACGGGGACAGCCTGGACCGCGTCGCGACGCCGCTCCCGTGGACGCGGGTGGCGGAGATCGGCCTCTCGGTGGCGCGTGGCCTCGGGCTGGCGCATCAGCGCGGAGTGCTGCATCGCGACGTGAAGCCTGCCAACGTGATCCTGGCGCGAGAAGGCTCGGTCAAGCTCGTCGACTTCGGCCTGGCCAAGCTCTTCGCCGAGCCGGTCTTCGAGACGGAGCCTCGGCGCACGCCCAGTTCTTGGGAGCAGGCCTTCGCGACCGCGGACACCGCCCGCATCGGCAGCGGCGTGCGCGCCGCCATGAACGACGGCAGCACCTGGCGGGGAGAGCACACCGGAGCCATGATCGGCACTCCGAACTACATCGCTCCGGAGGTGTGGATGGGGGAGCGTTCGTCCACGCGCACCGACGTCTACGCCTTGGGTCTGGTGGTCTACGAGCTGTGCACTGGGACGCAACCCTTCGCCGGGCTGAGCGGGCGAGCGTTGATCGAGCAGGTCACGCAGACGCCGCTCTCGCCACTCGCCAGCTTGCGGTCCGATCTGCCACGCTCGTTCGCCGCGGTGGTCGACAAGGCAACCGCCCGCGACCCTGCCGACCGGTACGCCGACGGTGCAGAGCTCGCGCGGGCGCTCGAGACCGTCGAGAGCGTATTGCGCGGCTTCCGTACGGTCGGGGACCGGACCCACGGCGGTGACGATGCGTCGATCGTCGCGGCTTCCCTGTCGCGGATCCAGGGCGACGCCGACGAGCTGATGGACGCCTTCTACGATCGCCTCTTCGCTCGCACGCCGGAGCTGCGGGCGCTGTTTCCGGCCTCGATGATCGACCAGAAGATGATGCTCGCTGCCGCGCTCCGCCTGGTGGTGGACCACCTCAGGAACCCGGCGAAATTGGTCCCGGTGCTGGAAGATCTGGGCTGGCGGCACGCTCGCTACGGCGCCAAACCCGAGCATCTTCGCCTGTTCGGCGAGGCGCTGCTCGAGACCGTTCGCCAGTTCGACCGGGTCGAGTGGAACGCCGCGATCGGCGCGGCCTGGAAGCGCGCGTTCGCGGCCATCGCCGAGGCGATGCTGAGGGGGATGGCGCTGCACGTCGAGAAGAAGCGCGCCTGA
- a CDS encoding DUF2804 domain-containing protein, giving the protein MLPPLENTPPATLVQPSGWAFGRYRHPIADPSLGKTNRWRTKEWHYHSVVSDEWFLGVALVQLGYVANAFLYLVERAAPANRREHEALSPLGRALSFAPSSVRGETLWQRGRERIAMRYREGWSLELDLRLDGERLSGEIQIEPRESLAVAFPLAPDRPAYTHKAGGLPARGALRLGARDIDLCGALATLDWTRSLARRHTRWKWASFAGRGSDGRVVGLNLSADVYDQPEGSSHENAAFVEGVTHSLGGVVFELPADPERDPWHIASRQGDEVKLEFRPLGARKQSLNLGLVRSDFIQPYGSFHGRLAPAGAEPVSVDGVFGVVENHDALW; this is encoded by the coding sequence ATGCTGCCCCCGCTCGAGAACACTCCTCCCGCGACGCTGGTTCAGCCCAGCGGCTGGGCCTTCGGGCGCTACCGGCACCCCATCGCCGATCCCTCGCTGGGCAAGACGAACCGCTGGCGAACCAAGGAGTGGCATTACCACTCCGTGGTCAGCGACGAGTGGTTCCTCGGTGTCGCGCTGGTTCAGCTCGGCTACGTGGCCAACGCGTTCCTCTACCTGGTCGAGCGCGCCGCGCCTGCCAACCGCCGCGAGCACGAGGCGCTCTCCCCGCTCGGCCGCGCGCTCTCCTTCGCGCCCAGCTCCGTGCGGGGTGAGACGCTCTGGCAGCGCGGGCGGGAGCGCATCGCGATGCGCTATCGCGAGGGCTGGAGCCTCGAGCTCGACCTTCGGCTCGACGGCGAGCGCCTCTCCGGGGAGATCCAGATCGAGCCTCGAGAGTCGCTGGCGGTAGCGTTTCCGCTCGCGCCGGATCGCCCCGCCTACACCCACAAGGCCGGCGGGCTGCCTGCGCGGGGCGCGCTTCGGTTGGGCGCGCGGGACATCGACCTCTGCGGCGCGCTGGCGACCTTGGACTGGACGCGCTCCTTGGCGCGGCGGCACACGCGCTGGAAGTGGGCCTCCTTCGCCGGCCGCGGGAGCGACGGCCGGGTCGTGGGGCTCAACTTGTCGGCGGACGTCTACGATCAGCCGGAGGGCAGCTCCCACGAGAACGCCGCGTTCGTCGAGGGGGTGACTCACTCGCTCGGCGGCGTAGTGTTCGAGCTGCCGGCCGATCCGGAGCGCGACCCGTGGCACATCGCGAGCCGGCAAGGTGACGAGGTCAAGCTCGAGTTTCGGCCGCTCGGAGCGCGCAAGCAGTCGCTGAACCTGGGGCTCGTCCGGAGCGACTTCATCCAACCCTACGGCAGCTTTCACGGCCGACTTGCCCCGGCGGGCGCGGAGCCTGTGAGTGTGGATGGCGTGTTCGGCGTCGTGGAAAACCACGATGCGCTGTGGTGA
- a CDS encoding 3-phosphoglycerate dehydrogenase codes for MSKHVVLATEKPFAASARDQILGILKEAKYEAIALEKYTGKGPLIEAVKNADALIIRSDILDAEVLAAATKLALVVRAGAGYDNVDVKTAKERGVAVMNTPGQNANAVAELVAGMMVMCARNLFDGTTGTELKGKTLGLHAFGAVGRAVAGIAKGFGMEVLAFDPFVGADAMTALGVEHVAAVEALYERSRYVSLHIPATAETKGSIGKDRLMRMPKGATLINTARKEVINEAELLAVLAEREDFRYASDIAPSAETLATIKQKYSNRVYVTPVKLGAQTGEANVNAGLAAARQIVAFFENGERRFVVNP; via the coding sequence GTGTCCAAGCATGTCGTCCTCGCCACCGAGAAACCGTTCGCGGCGTCAGCCCGGGATCAGATCCTCGGCATTTTGAAAGAAGCGAAGTACGAGGCCATCGCCCTCGAGAAGTACACCGGCAAGGGCCCGCTGATCGAAGCGGTGAAGAACGCCGATGCGCTGATCATCCGCAGCGACATCTTGGACGCCGAGGTGCTCGCCGCCGCGACCAAGCTGGCGCTGGTCGTGCGCGCCGGCGCCGGCTACGACAACGTGGACGTCAAGACCGCGAAGGAGCGCGGTGTCGCCGTGATGAACACGCCGGGCCAGAACGCCAACGCCGTGGCGGAGCTGGTGGCGGGCATGATGGTCATGTGCGCGCGCAACCTGTTCGACGGCACCACCGGCACGGAGCTCAAGGGCAAGACCTTGGGCCTCCACGCCTTCGGCGCCGTGGGCCGGGCCGTGGCGGGCATCGCCAAGGGCTTCGGCATGGAGGTCTTGGCGTTCGATCCCTTCGTGGGTGCCGACGCGATGACGGCCCTGGGGGTCGAGCACGTCGCTGCGGTCGAGGCGCTGTACGAGCGCTCGCGCTACGTCTCGCTGCACATCCCCGCGACCGCCGAGACCAAGGGCTCCATCGGCAAGGACCGCCTGATGCGCATGCCCAAGGGCGCCACGCTGATCAACACCGCTCGCAAAGAGGTGATCAACGAGGCCGAGCTGTTGGCAGTGCTGGCGGAGCGCGAGGACTTCCGCTACGCGAGCGACATCGCGCCCTCGGCCGAGACGCTGGCGACCATCAAGCAGAAGTACTCGAACCGCGTCTACGTCACGCCGGTCAAGCTCGGCGCGCAGACCGGCGAGGCCAACGTGAACGCCGGCCTGGCCGCAGCCAGGCAGATCGTCGCGTTCTTCGAGAACGGCGAGCGCCGGTTCGTCGTCAATCCCTGA
- a CDS encoding leucine-rich repeat domain-containing protein, which translates to MPRRYCLPFLAVVALACSKSQAPEQQAKAESPPAPPVAPVATLSVSASAAVASAAPSASAAPSPPAYPVEFCGKKLGKDTTVINCQTEGVVDAPRDLAPLAAFPKLRSLQIVSGPAGMPANDLSPLAGLTELREIVILEIRTKSLEPLAGLTKLEKLVLIHTHVSDLGPLAKLTRLRELNLSWARNVSDVTPLGGLRELEKLSLSGVSLGDLTQLEPLTKLKELRIDSTKVTDLTPLQKLPNLRELDLDGCKELAELGPLGGLTQLERLRLGNTKVTDLTPLAGLTSLTDLGLGRCKLLTDVSPLAKLSKLEHLNVSDSGLADASPLYGLTQLKTLQVYGTRVPESQKEELAAKLTSAKIHK; encoded by the coding sequence ATGCCCCGTCGATACTGCCTGCCGTTCCTGGCTGTCGTAGCGCTCGCGTGCTCCAAGAGCCAAGCCCCGGAGCAGCAGGCGAAGGCCGAGAGCCCACCGGCACCCCCCGTTGCTCCCGTGGCCACACTAAGCGTGAGCGCCAGCGCGGCGGTCGCGTCGGCGGCGCCCTCCGCATCCGCTGCTCCCTCGCCTCCCGCATACCCTGTCGAGTTCTGCGGCAAGAAGCTCGGGAAAGACACGACGGTGATCAACTGCCAGACGGAGGGGGTCGTCGACGCGCCTCGGGATCTCGCGCCGCTCGCCGCGTTCCCGAAGCTACGCTCCCTCCAGATCGTGAGCGGCCCGGCGGGGATGCCCGCCAACGACTTGTCGCCTCTGGCCGGCCTGACGGAGCTCCGCGAGATCGTGATTCTCGAGATCAGGACCAAGAGCTTGGAGCCTTTGGCTGGCCTCACCAAGCTCGAGAAGCTCGTCCTCATCCACACCCATGTGAGCGACCTCGGTCCGCTGGCGAAGCTCACGCGCCTGCGAGAGCTCAACCTGTCGTGGGCGCGGAACGTCAGCGACGTCACCCCGCTCGGTGGGTTGCGAGAGCTCGAGAAGTTGAGCCTCTCCGGAGTCAGCCTCGGCGATCTGACCCAGCTCGAGCCCCTGACCAAGCTGAAGGAGCTGCGCATCGACTCGACCAAGGTCACCGACCTGACGCCGCTCCAGAAGCTTCCCAACCTGCGCGAGCTCGACCTCGACGGCTGCAAGGAGCTCGCTGAGCTCGGGCCGCTCGGCGGTCTGACCCAGCTGGAGCGCCTCCGGTTGGGCAACACCAAGGTGACCGACCTGACGCCCCTGGCCGGCCTGACCTCGCTCACTGACCTCGGTCTGGGTCGCTGCAAGCTGCTGACGGACGTCTCTCCGCTCGCCAAGCTGAGCAAGCTGGAGCACCTGAACGTCTCCGACTCCGGGCTCGCGGACGCTTCGCCCCTCTACGGGCTCACGCAGCTCAAGACCCTCCAGGTGTACGGCACGCGCGTCCCCGAGTCCCAGAAGGAAGAGCTCGCGGCCAAGCTGACCTCGGCGAAGATCCACAAGTAG